The Sporichthyaceae bacterium genome includes a region encoding these proteins:
- a CDS encoding single-stranded DNA-binding protein: MNDTYVTVFGNIVDQPRHLQTAGGSLAKFRVATKPSSFRDGAWVDGEVSYYDVTCWKKVADHVAGSLAKGEPVLVHGRLMMREWATENSSGKSAEITADHVGHDLRFGTSSFRRAGKPAVATTEFTDAEFAPVPDEAPEQEDTAAA, from the coding sequence ATGAACGACACCTACGTGACGGTGTTCGGCAACATCGTCGATCAGCCACGACACCTGCAGACCGCGGGCGGGTCCCTGGCCAAATTCCGGGTGGCCACCAAGCCCAGTTCGTTCCGCGACGGGGCCTGGGTCGACGGGGAGGTCAGCTACTACGACGTGACGTGCTGGAAGAAGGTGGCCGATCACGTCGCGGGCAGCCTGGCCAAGGGGGAGCCGGTGCTGGTGCACGGCCGCCTGATGATGCGGGAGTGGGCCACGGAGAACAGCAGTGGCAAGTCCGCGGAGATCACCGCCGACCACGTGGGCCACGACCTGCGTTTCGGCACATCGTCGTTCCGGCGGGCGGGCAAGCCCGCGGTAGCGACGACGGAGTTCACCGACGCCGAGTTCGCGCCGGTGCCGGACGAGGCTCCGGAACAGGAGGACACCGCCGCCGCATAG